From the genome of Suricata suricatta isolate VVHF042 chromosome 3, meerkat_22Aug2017_6uvM2_HiC, whole genome shotgun sequence, one region includes:
- the NMNAT2 gene encoding nicotinamide/nicotinic acid mononucleotide adenylyltransferase 2, producing the protein MTETTKTHVILLACGSFNPITKGHIQMFERARDYLHKTGRFIVIGGIVSPVHDSYGKQGLVSSRHRLIMCQLAVQNSDWIRVDPWECYQDTWQTTCSVLEHHRDLMKRVTGCILSNVNTPSMTPVIGQPQNETPQPIYQNSNVSTKPTAAKILGKVGESLSRICCVRPPVERFTFVDENANLGTVMRYEEIELRILLLCGSDLLESFCIPGLWNEADMEVIVGDFGIVVVPRDAADTDRIMNHSSILRKYKNNIMVVKDDINHPMSVVSSTKSRLALQHGDGHVVDYLSQPVIDYILKSQLYINASG; encoded by the exons AAAGAGCCAGGGATTATCTGCACAAAACTGGAAGGTTTATTGTGATTGGTGGGATTGTCTCTCCTGTCCACGACTCCTATGGAAAACAG GGCCTCGTGTCAAGCCGGCACCGTCTCATCATGTGTCAGCTGGCCGTCCAGAATTCCGACTGGATCAG GGTGGACCCGTGGGAGTGCTATCAGGACACCTGGCAAACGACCTGCAGTGTGTTGGAACATCATCGGGACCTCATGAAG CGGGTGACTGGCTGCATCCTCTCCAACGTCAACACACCCTCCATGACGCCTGTGATCGGACAGCCCCAAAATGAGACCCCTCAGCCCATTTACCAGAACAGCAATGTGTCCACCAAGCCCACTGCAG CCAAGATCTTGGGGAAGGTGGGAGAAAGCCTAAGCCGGATCTGCTGTGTCCGCCCACCAGTGGAGCGCTTCACCTTTGTGG ACGAGAATGCCAACCTGGGCACGGTGATGCGGTACGAGGAGATTG AGCTGCGGATCTTGCTGCTGTGTGGCAGTGACCTGCTGGAGTCCTTCTGCATCCCGGGGCTCTGGAATGAGGCAGAT ATGGAGGTGATTGTGGGGGACTTTGGGATTGTGGTGGTGCCCCGGGATGCAGCTGACACAGACCGGATCATGAATCACTCCTCAATACTCCGCAAATACAAA AACAACATCATGGTGGTAAAGGATGACATCAACCATCCTATGTCTGTTGTCAGCTCAACCAAGAGCAG ACTGGCCCTGCAGCACGGGGACGGCCACGTCGTGGATTACCTGTCCCAGCCGGTCATCGACTACATTCTCAAGAGCCAGCTGTACATCAATGCCTCGGGCTAG